From the Kitasatospora viridis genome, one window contains:
- the glgB gene encoding 1,4-alpha-glucan branching protein GlgB encodes MAPLDRPAPTVPATFLPARGGHPRGPERGRPEPPDAAARTTDEPTADGPATNGPTADALPLAHVPLDELPPAGPAPDGPVLRLAEAPLPPAEIERLVSGAHHDPHSLLGAHRATGGTAIRVLRPLAERVTVETPYGPAELTHQQSGLFTGLLPGSTTPAYRLRVGYPGAEPVLQEDAYRLPPTLGELDLHLIREGRHERLWEALGAHRRVVDGIPGIGFAVWAPNAVGVRLAGDFNHWDGTGFPMRSLGASGVWELFVPRLPMGTRYKFEIRGRDGVLRQKADPLARAAQLPPETASVVTESTYEWGDREWLERRARAGHHREPMSVYEVHLPSWRAGLNYRQLAAELPAYLRELHFTHVEFMPLMEHPFGGSWGYQVSGFYAPTARLGSPDDFRYLVDSLHRAGIGVIMDWVPAHFPKDDFALARFDGEPLYEPADPRRAEHPDWGTLTFDYGRTEVRNFLVANAVYWCEEFHIDGLRVDAVASMLYLDYSREYGQWAPNQFGGRENLDAVGFLQEMNATVYKRCPGVVTIAEESTAWDGVTRTTETGGLGFGFKWNMGWMHDSLVYIGKEPVHRKYHHNEITFSMVYAYSENYVLPISHDEVVHGKGALVSKMPGDWWQQRANERAYLGFMWAHPGKQLLFMGQEFAQGAEFHHEHGPQWWVLEEDWPAHQDHRGVRRLVAELNRVYRERPQLWEQDTSPAGFRWLDGGAAEDNLLSFVRYAADGSPLVAVCNFSPVVRRGHRVGLPELGGPGQLWREVLNTDDQRYGGSGVSNPAHLESEAIAWNDQPRSAELVLPPLATVWLAPA; translated from the coding sequence GTGGCCCCGCTCGACCGCCCCGCCCCGACCGTGCCCGCGACCTTCCTGCCAGCCCGCGGCGGCCACCCCCGGGGGCCGGAGCGGGGCCGGCCGGAGCCGCCGGACGCGGCCGCCCGCACGACGGACGAACCGACGGCGGACGGACCGGCGACGAACGGACCGACGGCGGACGCACTGCCACTGGCCCACGTGCCGCTGGACGAACTGCCCCCGGCCGGGCCCGCGCCCGACGGCCCCGTCCTGCGGCTGGCCGAGGCGCCGCTGCCGCCCGCCGAGATCGAACGGCTCGTCAGCGGCGCGCACCACGACCCGCACTCGCTGCTCGGCGCCCACCGCGCCACCGGCGGCACCGCGATCCGGGTGCTGCGCCCGCTGGCCGAGCGGGTCACCGTGGAGACCCCGTACGGACCGGCCGAGCTGACCCACCAGCAGAGCGGCCTGTTCACCGGCCTGCTGCCCGGCTCCACCACCCCGGCCTACCGGCTGCGGGTCGGCTACCCCGGCGCGGAACCGGTTCTGCAGGAGGACGCCTACCGGCTGCCGCCCACCCTCGGCGAACTGGACCTGCACCTGATCCGGGAGGGCCGGCACGAGCGGCTCTGGGAGGCGCTGGGCGCGCACCGCCGGGTGGTCGACGGGATCCCCGGGATCGGCTTCGCGGTCTGGGCGCCGAACGCGGTCGGGGTGCGGCTGGCCGGCGACTTCAACCACTGGGACGGCACCGGGTTCCCGATGCGCTCGCTCGGGGCCAGCGGGGTCTGGGAGCTCTTCGTGCCGCGGCTGCCGATGGGCACCCGGTACAAGTTCGAGATCCGGGGCCGCGACGGCGTGCTGCGCCAGAAGGCCGACCCGCTCGCCCGGGCGGCCCAACTCCCGCCGGAGACCGCCTCGGTGGTCACCGAGTCAACCTACGAGTGGGGCGACCGGGAGTGGCTGGAGCGGCGGGCCCGGGCCGGCCACCACCGCGAGCCGATGTCCGTCTACGAGGTCCACCTGCCCTCCTGGCGGGCCGGCCTGAACTACCGCCAACTGGCCGCCGAACTGCCCGCCTACCTGCGCGAACTGCACTTCACCCACGTGGAGTTCATGCCGCTGATGGAGCACCCGTTCGGCGGCTCCTGGGGCTACCAGGTCTCCGGCTTCTACGCGCCCACCGCGCGCCTGGGCAGCCCCGACGACTTCCGCTACCTGGTGGACTCGCTGCACCGGGCCGGGATCGGCGTGATCATGGACTGGGTGCCCGCCCACTTCCCCAAGGACGACTTCGCGCTGGCCCGGTTCGACGGCGAGCCGCTCTACGAGCCGGCCGACCCGCGGCGCGCCGAGCACCCCGACTGGGGCACCCTGACCTTCGACTACGGCCGCACCGAGGTCCGCAACTTCCTGGTGGCGAACGCGGTCTACTGGTGCGAGGAGTTCCACATCGACGGGCTGCGGGTGGACGCGGTCGCCTCGATGCTCTACCTCGACTACTCCCGCGAGTACGGCCAGTGGGCGCCCAACCAGTTCGGCGGCCGGGAGAACCTGGACGCGGTCGGCTTCCTGCAGGAGATGAACGCCACCGTCTACAAGCGCTGCCCGGGCGTGGTGACCATCGCCGAGGAGTCCACCGCCTGGGACGGCGTCACCCGCACCACCGAGACCGGCGGCCTCGGCTTCGGCTTCAAGTGGAACATGGGCTGGATGCACGACTCGCTGGTCTACATCGGCAAGGAGCCGGTGCACCGCAAGTACCACCACAACGAGATCACCTTCTCCATGGTGTACGCCTACTCGGAGAACTACGTGCTGCCGATCTCGCACGACGAGGTGGTGCACGGCAAGGGCGCACTGGTCTCCAAGATGCCCGGCGACTGGTGGCAGCAGCGGGCCAACGAGCGCGCCTACCTGGGCTTCATGTGGGCCCACCCGGGCAAGCAACTGCTCTTCATGGGACAGGAGTTCGCCCAGGGCGCGGAGTTCCACCACGAGCACGGGCCGCAGTGGTGGGTGCTGGAGGAGGACTGGCCGGCGCACCAGGACCACCGCGGGGTGCGGCGGCTGGTCGCCGAGCTGAACCGGGTCTACCGGGAGCGGCCGCAGCTCTGGGAGCAGGACACCAGCCCGGCCGGCTTCCGCTGGCTGGACGGCGGCGCGGCCGAGGACAACCTGCTCTCCTTCGTCCGGTACGCGGCCGACGGCAGCCCGCTGGTGGCGGTCTGCAACTTCTCGCCCGTGGTCCGCCGCGGGCACCGGGTCGGGCTGCCGGAGCTCGGCGGACCAGGGCAGCTCTGGCGCGAGGTGCTGAACACCGACGACCAGCGGTACGGCGGCAGCGGAGTGTCCAACCCGGCCCACCTGGAGTCCGAGGCGATCGCCTGGAACGACCAGCCGCGCAGCGCCGAACTGGTGCTGCCCCCGCTCGCCACCGTCTGGCTGGCCCCGGCCTGA
- a CDS encoding alpha/beta hydrolase, translated as MALTGIPFFILTILLFVGSIALAMAQWARSGLAPGRAAGRRGSGRRAQPSRQRGPLAAAGYLGTILLCQFTAVAMVFVMVNNSTQLYDNWSDLLGTGSHVRAVPPPPKDNGLAGDAAAASANPGAKVVASFHAPSSDAVPRDVKETELKGKLSGVDGEVLVWTPPQYDDPAYKDKNFPVVELLAGFPGSSAAWFGTMNVSKQLAPLMKSGEVTPFILVSPRVTLLGQNTDTGCADVPGKVNAETWLDRDVPQMILDNFRTTASADQWAVAGYSAGAHCAARLVLGHPDRYRAAIAMSGYNDPIQEADSLTAKDPKLRQTSNPLYLLTHATTPPNVALWMSGRKGDGLEDATALQQAAKAPTTVTPFETTGPHLTSTWEPLVVPTFKWLSTIIPAPK; from the coding sequence ATGGCACTGACCGGCATACCGTTCTTCATCCTCACGATCCTGCTGTTCGTGGGCTCGATCGCGCTGGCCATGGCGCAGTGGGCCCGCAGCGGGCTGGCCCCCGGCCGGGCCGCCGGCCGGCGCGGCTCGGGCCGGCGGGCCCAGCCGTCGCGGCAGCGCGGCCCGCTCGCCGCCGCCGGCTACCTGGGGACGATCCTGCTCTGCCAGTTCACAGCGGTCGCCATGGTCTTCGTGATGGTCAACAACTCGACCCAGCTCTACGACAACTGGAGCGACCTGCTCGGCACCGGCAGCCACGTGCGGGCCGTGCCGCCGCCGCCGAAGGACAACGGGCTGGCCGGGGACGCCGCGGCGGCCTCGGCGAACCCGGGCGCCAAGGTGGTGGCCTCCTTCCACGCCCCGTCCTCGGACGCGGTGCCGCGCGACGTCAAGGAGACCGAGCTCAAGGGCAAGCTCTCCGGCGTGGACGGCGAGGTGCTGGTCTGGACGCCGCCGCAGTACGACGACCCGGCCTACAAGGACAAGAACTTCCCGGTCGTCGAACTGCTGGCCGGCTTCCCCGGCAGCTCGGCCGCCTGGTTCGGCACCATGAACGTGTCCAAGCAGCTCGCGCCGCTGATGAAGAGCGGCGAGGTGACCCCGTTCATCCTGGTCTCGCCGCGGGTCACGCTGCTCGGCCAGAACACCGACACGGGCTGCGCCGACGTCCCGGGCAAGGTCAACGCCGAGACCTGGCTCGACCGGGACGTCCCGCAGATGATCCTGGACAACTTCCGCACCACCGCCTCCGCCGACCAGTGGGCGGTGGCCGGCTACTCGGCCGGCGCGCACTGCGCCGCCCGGCTGGTGCTGGGCCACCCCGACCGCTACCGCGCCGCGATCGCCATGTCGGGCTACAACGACCCGATCCAGGAGGCGGACTCGCTGACCGCCAAGGACCCCAAGCTCCGCCAGACCTCCAACCCGCTCTACCTGCTGACCCACGCCACCACCCCGCCCAACGTCGCGCTCTGGATGAGCGGCCGCAAGGGCGACGGCCTGGAGGACGCCACCGCGCTCCAGCAGGCCGCCAAGGCGCCCACCACGGTCACCCCGTTCGAGACCACCGGGCCGCACCTGACCTCCACCTGGGAGCCGCTGGTCGTCCCGACCTTCAAGTGGCTGAGCACGATCATCCCGGCGCCCAAGTGA
- the pta gene encoding phosphate acetyltransferase, translating to MARSVYVTGIDRGDGRQAVELGVMELLTRRVDRVGVFRPLVHAADGQPAADHVVELLRTRYRLDLPVTELYGLSYEEAAELGAARGQDELVSTLVDRFRALERRCEAVLVLGTDYTATTIPDELAFNARLANEFGAQVLPVVGGRQKDRQSVVTEVLNAHRAYADLGCSILAMVANRVAPAAKQPVLRGLAGKLPVPAYAVPEEPALAAPTVGQLVEATGAEVLLGDAAGLARDVRGFVFGGAMLPTFLPALTEGALVVTPGDRADLLIGSLAAHAAGAPPIAGVLLTLAQHPGPDVLALADRLAPGTPVAVVHEGSWPTAAALTQLESRLSPANPRKAEIALGLFELHVDSTELTDRIELGRSDRVTPMMFEHALLERARSARKHIVLPEGAEERVLRAAEILLRRNICDLTLLGEPAAVRRKAAALSLTLPEPDDPAPAGDRARLRIVDPAASPLRRRFAELYAELRAHKGMTVELALDVVTDVSYFGTLMVQEGIADGMVSGAVHSTAATIRPAFEVIRTSPGASIVSSVFFMCLADKVLVYGDCAVNPDPDAQQLADIAIRSAETAAAFGVEPRVALLSYSTGSSGSGADVDKVRRATELVRERRPDLLVEGPVQYDAAVDPQVAATKLPGSPVAGRATVLIFPDLNTGNNTYKAVQRSAGAVAVGPVLQGLRKPVNDLSRGALVQDIVTTVAITAVQAQLPQEAGDE from the coding sequence GTGGCGCGCAGTGTGTACGTGACCGGGATCGACCGGGGGGACGGCCGGCAGGCCGTCGAACTCGGCGTCATGGAACTGCTCACCCGCCGGGTGGACCGGGTCGGCGTCTTCCGCCCCCTGGTGCACGCGGCCGACGGGCAGCCGGCCGCCGACCACGTGGTCGAGCTGCTGCGCACCCGCTACCGGCTGGACCTGCCGGTCACCGAGCTGTACGGGCTGAGCTACGAGGAGGCGGCCGAACTCGGCGCCGCCCGCGGCCAGGACGAGCTGGTCTCCACCCTGGTCGACCGGTTCCGGGCGCTGGAGCGGCGCTGCGAGGCGGTGCTGGTGCTCGGCACCGACTACACCGCCACCACCATCCCCGACGAGCTCGCCTTCAACGCCCGGCTGGCCAACGAGTTCGGCGCCCAGGTGCTGCCCGTGGTCGGCGGCCGGCAGAAGGACCGGCAGAGCGTGGTCACCGAGGTGCTGAACGCCCACCGGGCCTACGCCGACCTCGGCTGCTCGATCCTGGCGATGGTGGCCAACCGGGTCGCGCCGGCGGCCAAGCAGCCGGTGCTGCGCGGGCTGGCCGGCAAGCTGCCGGTGCCGGCCTACGCGGTTCCCGAGGAACCCGCCCTGGCCGCCCCGACGGTGGGTCAACTGGTCGAGGCCACCGGCGCCGAGGTGCTGCTGGGCGACGCCGCCGGGCTGGCCCGGGACGTCCGCGGCTTCGTCTTCGGCGGCGCGATGCTGCCTACCTTCCTGCCCGCGCTGACCGAGGGCGCCCTGGTGGTCACCCCCGGGGACCGGGCCGACCTGCTGATCGGCTCGCTGGCCGCGCACGCGGCCGGCGCCCCGCCGATCGCCGGCGTGCTGCTGACGCTCGCTCAGCACCCCGGCCCGGACGTGCTGGCGCTGGCCGACCGGCTGGCCCCCGGCACCCCGGTGGCCGTGGTGCACGAGGGCAGCTGGCCGACCGCCGCCGCGCTCACCCAGCTGGAGAGCCGGCTCAGCCCGGCCAACCCGCGCAAGGCGGAGATCGCGCTCGGCCTCTTCGAGCTGCACGTGGACTCCACCGAGCTGACCGACCGGATCGAGCTGGGCCGCTCCGACCGGGTCACCCCGATGATGTTCGAGCACGCGCTGCTGGAGCGGGCCCGCTCCGCCAGGAAGCACATCGTGCTGCCGGAGGGCGCCGAGGAGCGGGTGCTGCGGGCCGCCGAGATCCTGCTGCGCCGCAACATCTGCGACCTCACCCTGCTCGGCGAGCCGGCGGCGGTGCGCCGCAAGGCCGCCGCGCTCAGCCTCACCCTGCCCGAGCCGGACGACCCGGCCCCGGCCGGCGACCGGGCCCGGCTGCGGATCGTCGACCCGGCCGCCTCCCCGCTGCGCCGCCGGTTCGCCGAGCTCTACGCCGAGCTGCGGGCGCACAAGGGGATGACCGTCGAGCTGGCGCTGGACGTGGTCACCGACGTCTCCTACTTCGGCACCCTGATGGTCCAGGAAGGCATCGCCGACGGCATGGTCTCCGGCGCGGTGCACTCCACCGCCGCCACCATCCGGCCGGCCTTCGAGGTGATCCGCACCTCGCCGGGCGCCTCGATCGTCTCCTCGGTCTTCTTCATGTGCCTGGCCGACAAGGTGCTGGTCTACGGCGACTGCGCGGTCAACCCCGACCCGGACGCCCAGCAGCTGGCCGACATCGCGATCCGCTCGGCCGAGACCGCCGCCGCCTTCGGCGTCGAGCCCAGGGTGGCGCTGCTCTCCTACTCCACCGGCAGCTCCGGCTCGGGCGCCGACGTGGACAAGGTGCGCAGGGCCACCGAGCTGGTCCGCGAGCGGCGTCCGGACCTGCTGGTGGAGGGCCCGGTCCAGTACGACGCGGCGGTGGACCCGCAGGTCGCGGCGACCAAGCTGCCGGGCTCGCCGGTGGCCGGCCGGGCGACCGTGCTGATCTTCCCGGACCTGAACACCGGCAACAACACCTACAAGGCCGTGCAGCGCTCGGCCGGCGCGGTCGCGGTCGGCCCGGTGCTGCAGGGCCTGCGCAAGCCGGTCAACGACCTGTCCCGGGGCGCGCTGGTGCAGGACATCGTGACCACGGTGGCGATCACCGCCGTGCAGGCCCAGCTGCCGCAGGAGGCCGGCGATGAGTGA
- a CDS encoding acetate kinase, with protein sequence MSEATRILVLNAGSSSVKYQLIDMVDGARLAVGLVERIGERTGRLAHTPHGGERRERTEPVPDHAAALRAMAEELAADGIGLDSPELAAIGHRVVHGGKRFTAPTVVTDEVLTEIRRLVPVAPLHNPANITGIEVARALRPDLPQVAVFDTAFHTTVPEYAARYAIDTAVADEHRVRRYGFHGTSHQYVSRATARLLGRDPAELNVIVLHLGNGASASAVAGGVCVETSMGLTPLEGLVMGTRSGDLDPGVVFHLHRVGGLSIDEIDDLLNRRSGLLGLCGENDMREVLRRTEEGDPAARLAFDAYVHRLRKYVGGYYAVLGRVDAIAFTAGVGENAAPVRAAACAGLAELGIAVDPELNSIRSGEPRVISPEYSRVTVAVVPTDEELEIAQQAYALVHQG encoded by the coding sequence ATGAGTGAGGCGACCCGGATCCTGGTGCTGAACGCCGGTTCCTCCTCGGTGAAGTACCAGCTGATCGACATGGTGGACGGCGCCCGGTTGGCCGTCGGCCTGGTGGAGCGGATCGGCGAGCGGACCGGCCGGCTGGCGCACACCCCGCACGGCGGCGAGCGGCGCGAACGCACCGAGCCGGTGCCGGACCACGCGGCGGCGCTGCGCGCGATGGCCGAGGAGCTGGCCGCCGACGGGATCGGCCTGGACTCCCCCGAACTGGCCGCGATCGGCCACCGGGTGGTGCACGGCGGCAAGCGGTTCACCGCGCCGACCGTGGTCACCGACGAGGTGCTGACCGAGATCCGCCGGCTGGTCCCGGTCGCCCCGCTGCACAACCCCGCCAACATCACCGGCATCGAGGTGGCCCGCGCCCTGCGGCCCGACCTGCCGCAGGTGGCGGTCTTCGACACCGCCTTCCACACCACCGTGCCGGAGTACGCGGCCCGGTACGCGATCGACACCGCGGTGGCCGACGAGCACCGGGTGCGCCGCTACGGCTTCCACGGCACCTCGCACCAGTACGTCTCCCGGGCCACCGCCCGGCTGCTCGGCCGCGACCCGGCGGAGCTGAACGTGATCGTGCTGCACCTGGGCAACGGCGCCTCCGCCTCGGCGGTGGCCGGCGGGGTCTGCGTGGAGACCTCGATGGGCCTGACCCCGCTGGAGGGCCTGGTGATGGGCACCCGCTCGGGCGACCTGGACCCGGGCGTGGTCTTCCACCTGCACCGGGTCGGCGGCCTGTCCATCGACGAGATCGACGACCTGCTGAACCGCCGCAGCGGCCTGCTCGGGCTCTGCGGGGAGAACGACATGCGGGAGGTGCTGCGCCGGACCGAGGAGGGCGACCCGGCCGCGCGGCTGGCCTTCGACGCCTACGTGCACCGGCTGCGCAAGTACGTCGGCGGCTACTACGCGGTGCTCGGCCGGGTGGACGCGATCGCCTTCACCGCCGGGGTCGGCGAGAACGCCGCGCCGGTGCGGGCCGCGGCCTGCGCGGGCCTCGCCGAGCTGGGCATCGCGGTGGATCCGGAGCTCAACTCGATCCGCTCGGGCGAACCCCGGGTGATCTCGCCGGAGTACTCACGGGTAACCGTCGCGGTGGTGCCGACGGACGAGGAACTGGAAATCGCCCAGCAGGCGTACGCACTGGTCCACCAGGGTTAA
- the pyk gene encoding pyruvate kinase, producing MRRAKIVCTLGPATDSYEQLKAIVEAGMNVARLNMSHGSHAEHEERYLKVRQVAEDTGRTIGVLADLQGPKIRLATFANGPVTVDNGDTFTITTEDVPGDQHICGTTYKGLPGDVKPGDPILINDGVIALEVVSVDGPRVKTVVVEGGVLSNNKGINLPGAAVNVPALSEKDKDDLRFALRLGVDMVALSFVRNAADIDDVHKVMDEVGIRVPVIAKIEKPQAVEAMEEIVLAFDAIMVARGDLAVEYPLEKVPLVQKQLITLARRNAKPVIVATQMMESMIHASRPTRAEVSDVANAILDGTDAVMLSAESSVGKYAVETVRTMSRIAEEAELELLAQGLQPLNPGRKPRTQGGSVARAACELGDFLNAQALVAFTKSGDTARRLSRYRSPIPVIAFTPDAATRNQLSLSWGVEAYVTEQVATTDEMVGQVDRELLSMKRLAEGETVIVTAGSPPGVPGNTNMVQVHHLGSRANS from the coding sequence ATGCGCCGAGCGAAAATTGTCTGCACCCTGGGTCCGGCCACGGACTCCTACGAACAGCTGAAGGCCATCGTCGAGGCGGGCATGAACGTCGCCCGACTCAACATGAGCCACGGCTCCCACGCGGAGCACGAGGAGCGGTACCTGAAGGTCCGCCAGGTGGCCGAGGACACCGGCCGCACCATCGGTGTGCTGGCCGACCTGCAGGGCCCCAAGATCCGTCTGGCGACCTTCGCCAACGGCCCGGTGACCGTTGACAACGGCGACACGTTCACCATCACCACCGAGGACGTCCCCGGTGACCAGCACATCTGCGGCACCACCTACAAGGGCCTGCCCGGCGACGTGAAGCCGGGCGACCCGATCCTGATCAACGACGGCGTCATCGCCCTGGAGGTCGTCAGCGTCGACGGCCCGCGGGTGAAGACCGTGGTGGTCGAGGGCGGTGTGCTCTCCAACAACAAGGGCATCAACCTGCCCGGCGCGGCCGTCAACGTGCCCGCACTCTCCGAGAAGGACAAGGACGACCTGCGCTTCGCGCTGCGTCTGGGCGTCGACATGGTCGCGCTCTCCTTCGTCCGCAACGCCGCCGACATCGACGACGTGCACAAGGTGATGGACGAGGTCGGCATCCGGGTGCCGGTCATCGCCAAGATCGAGAAGCCGCAGGCCGTCGAGGCGATGGAGGAGATCGTCCTCGCCTTCGACGCGATCATGGTCGCCCGCGGCGACCTCGCGGTCGAGTACCCGCTGGAGAAGGTCCCGCTGGTCCAGAAGCAGCTGATCACGCTGGCCCGCCGCAACGCCAAGCCGGTCATCGTCGCCACCCAGATGATGGAGTCGATGATCCACGCCTCGCGGCCGACCCGCGCCGAGGTCTCCGACGTCGCCAACGCGATCCTGGACGGCACCGACGCGGTGATGCTCTCCGCCGAGTCCAGCGTCGGCAAGTACGCGGTCGAGACGGTCCGCACGATGAGCCGGATCGCCGAGGAGGCCGAGCTCGAACTGCTCGCCCAGGGCCTGCAGCCGCTCAACCCGGGCCGCAAGCCGCGCACCCAGGGCGGCTCGGTCGCCCGCGCCGCCTGCGAGCTGGGCGACTTCCTGAACGCCCAGGCCCTGGTCGCCTTCACCAAGTCCGGCGACACCGCCCGGCGGCTCTCCCGCTACCGCTCGCCGATCCCGGTGATCGCCTTCACCCCGGACGCGGCCACCCGCAACCAGCTCTCGCTGAGCTGGGGCGTCGAGGCGTACGTGACCGAGCAGGTCGCCACCACCGACGAGATGGTCGGCCAGGTCGACCGCGAGCTGCTCTCCATGAAGCGGCTCGCCGAGGGCGAGACGGTGATCGTCACCGCCGGCTCGCCGCCCGGCGTCCCCGGCAACACCAACATGGTCCAGGTGCACCACCTGGGCTCGCGGGCCAACAGCTGA
- a CDS encoding DUF6114 domain-containing protein, with product MTTATADLPPEHAAPSVSFAGRFRNWRRSRPFWGGLLAVVAGLPILYFPYAHLHLGDLTMAMSTTAGAGSLVIGILLMVLGVSAWFQPGSRIFCGVGVTILTLISIPVSNLGGFLMGLIPGLIAGGLLCAWTPLTADQLVAATEKAAKRRPAEQQLGENWAARTADVPAQAEPAPVEQAAPAATAEATGEDE from the coding sequence GTGACCACCGCAACCGCCGACCTTCCGCCCGAGCACGCGGCGCCGTCCGTCTCGTTCGCCGGTCGGTTCCGCAACTGGCGTCGCTCCCGGCCGTTCTGGGGCGGGTTGCTGGCCGTCGTCGCGGGCCTGCCGATCCTCTACTTCCCCTACGCCCACCTGCACCTGGGCGACCTGACGATGGCGATGTCCACCACCGCCGGAGCCGGCTCGCTGGTGATCGGCATCCTGCTGATGGTGCTGGGCGTCTCGGCCTGGTTCCAGCCGGGCAGCCGGATCTTCTGCGGGGTCGGCGTCACCATCCTGACCCTGATCTCGATCCCGGTCTCCAACCTGGGCGGCTTCCTGATGGGCCTGATCCCGGGCCTGATCGCGGGCGGCCTGCTCTGCGCCTGGACCCCGCTGACGGCCGACCAGCTGGTCGCGGCGACCGAGAAGGCGGCCAAGCGGCGCCCGGCCGAGCAGCAGCTCGGCGAGAACTGGGCCGCCCGCACCGCTGACGTCCCGGCGCAGGCCGAGCCCGCGCCGGTCGAGCAGGCCGCGCCGGCCGCCACGGCCGAGGCGACGGGGGAGGACGAGTGA
- a CDS encoding DUF6230 family protein, with translation MSKTYGKTRWKRFALVMVPSIAATAGIGVSIAQSALAASFSVSGQSFKVTTDHLRGTNFAQFGSVDIGADKSPHVIAVSAFDKATIHNLCQSVVTDLPLGLGKWTLQLHAGTAAEQNPTDDQSSYDPSTDPGQVQATNLVIDLDSLGADATFHNINIGQDASTLPGSAVSGFHGPTGGGLPTGNQGFAQSAPKAELHNVKQEAWATSAGTFKLPNLNLSISQGANECY, from the coding sequence ATGTCCAAGACTTATGGCAAGACCCGCTGGAAGCGCTTCGCCCTCGTCATGGTGCCCAGCATCGCCGCCACCGCCGGCATCGGCGTCAGCATCGCGCAGAGCGCGCTGGCCGCCTCGTTCAGCGTCTCCGGCCAGAGCTTCAAGGTCACCACCGACCACCTGCGCGGCACCAACTTCGCGCAGTTCGGCAGCGTCGACATCGGTGCGGACAAGTCGCCGCACGTCATCGCGGTGTCGGCGTTCGACAAGGCCACCATCCACAACCTGTGCCAGTCCGTGGTCACCGACCTGCCGCTGGGCCTGGGCAAGTGGACCCTGCAGCTGCACGCCGGTACCGCCGCCGAGCAGAACCCGACGGACGACCAGAGCAGCTACGACCCGTCCACCGACCCGGGTCAGGTGCAGGCGACCAACCTGGTCATCGACCTGGACTCGCTGGGCGCCGACGCGACCTTCCACAACATCAACATCGGCCAGGACGCGTCCACCCTGCCGGGCTCCGCGGTGTCGGGCTTCCACGGCCCGACCGGTGGCGGCCTGCCGACCGGCAACCAGGGCTTCGCGCAGTCCGCCCCGAAGGCGGAGCTGCACAACGTCAAGCAGGAGGCCTGGGCGACCTCGGCCGGCACCTTCAAGCTGCCGAACCTGAACCTGAGCATCTCCCAGGGCGCCAACGAGTGCTACTGA
- the trxA gene encoding thioredoxin, whose product MQPRNTHLNSAALRGAVDLAAVKAAGEAAQKAEQARAERARQAADGGVEAPALQLVIDVTEETFEEEVVQRSAEVPVVIDFWAEWCGPCKQLSPILERLAEEYAGRIVLAKIDVDANQMIAQQFGIQGIPAVLAVVAGQLVPLFQGAENEANVRKVLDQLISVAEQRFGITGLVGGVPGEAPESAPVAPGDPALNAAHDALDRGDLAGAVRAYQNVLAENPANTEAKLGLAQAELLRRVEGFDAQAVRSAAAGSPADVQAQLDAADLDLVGGHVEDAFGRLVDVVGRTAGADRDTARVRLLELFEVIGPEDPRVVAARTALARVLF is encoded by the coding sequence ATGCAGCCACGGAACACGCATCTGAACAGCGCCGCCCTGCGCGGCGCGGTCGACCTCGCCGCGGTCAAGGCGGCCGGGGAGGCCGCACAGAAGGCCGAGCAGGCCCGCGCCGAGCGCGCCCGGCAGGCGGCCGACGGCGGGGTCGAGGCTCCCGCCCTCCAGCTGGTCATCGACGTCACCGAGGAGACCTTCGAGGAGGAGGTCGTCCAGCGCTCGGCCGAGGTGCCGGTGGTGATCGATTTCTGGGCCGAGTGGTGCGGCCCGTGCAAGCAGCTCAGCCCGATCCTGGAGCGCCTGGCCGAGGAGTACGCCGGCCGGATCGTGCTCGCCAAGATCGACGTCGACGCCAACCAGATGATCGCCCAGCAGTTCGGCATCCAGGGCATCCCGGCCGTGCTGGCCGTGGTGGCGGGCCAGTTGGTCCCGCTCTTCCAGGGCGCGGAGAACGAGGCGAACGTCCGCAAGGTGCTGGACCAGCTGATCTCGGTGGCCGAGCAGCGCTTCGGCATCACCGGCCTGGTGGGCGGCGTGCCGGGCGAGGCCCCGGAGTCGGCCCCGGTCGCCCCGGGCGACCCGGCGCTGAACGCGGCCCACGACGCGCTGGACCGCGGTGACCTGGCCGGTGCGGTGCGGGCCTACCAGAACGTGCTGGCCGAGAACCCCGCCAACACCGAGGCCAAGCTGGGCCTGGCCCAGGCCGAACTGCTGCGGCGGGTCGAGGGCTTCGACGCCCAGGCGGTGCGGTCCGCGGCGGCCGGGAGCCCGGCCGACGTGCAGGCCCAACTGGACGCCGCCGACCTGGACCTGGTGGGCGGTCACGTCGAGGACGCGTTCGGCCGGCTGGTCGACGTGGTGGGCCGCACGGCCGGCGCCGACCGGGACACCGCCCGGGTGCGCCTGCTGGAGCTCTTCGAGGTGATCGGCCCGGAGGACCCCCGGGTGGTCGCGGCCCGCACGGCGCTGGCCCGCGTGTTGTTCTGA